From Candidatus Protochlamydia phocaeensis, one genomic window encodes:
- a CDS encoding IS1 family transposase (programmed frameshift), whose translation MTIICPACNALTIKKNGHIHNGKQNHQCLSCGRQFVLNPDKKCIPEEERAKIRQALLERVSLEGICRIFNVSMPWLLKFMDEIIRELPENLNTNIIESEEFEIATFELDEQWSYVGKKKNPQRLWLVFHSPTRQVLAMHVGKRDKESAECLLAKLPEGFKKKAIFYKDKFSIYFEVIPWLQHRPVGKESGKTSYIERFNNTLRQRCSRLVRKTLSFSKKMSNHVGMIKYFICHYNQQKALHV comes from the exons ATGACAATCATATGCCCTGCTTGCAATGCTTTAACAATTAAGAAAAATGGCCACATTCATAACGGAAAACAAAATCATCAATGTCTTTCTTGCGGGAGACAATTTGTTCTCAATCCAGACAAGAAATGCATACCAGAAGAAGAAAGAGCAAAAATTCGCCAGGCATTGCTTGAAAGGGTTTCCCTTGAGGGGATTTGTAGGATTTTCAACGTCAGTATGCCATGGCTACTAAAATTTATGGATGAAATCATTCGCGAACTCCCAGAAAATTTGAATACCAACATCATTGAAAGTGAAGAGTTTGAAATCGCCACTTTTGAACTAGATGAGCAATGGAGTTATGTCGGGAAAAAGAAAAATCCTCAAAGGTTATGGCTGGTTTTTCATAGTCCTACAAGACAAGTTTTAGCAATGCATGTAGGAAAAAGGGATAAGGAATCTGCAGAATGTTTATTAGCAAAATTGCCGGAAG GATTTAAAAAAAAAGCCATCTTTTACAAAGATAAGTTCTCAATCTATTTTGAAGTTATACCTTGGTTGCAACACCGGCCAGTTGGCAAAGAATCCGGTAAGACGAGCTACATTGAAAGATTTAATAACACCCTTAGACAAAGATGTTCTCGGCTTGTGAGAAAGACGCTCTCTTTTTCAAAAAAGATGTCTAATCATGTTGGAATGATCAAATATTTTATTTGTCATTACAACCAGCAGAAAGCATTACATGTTTAG
- a CDS encoding DUF4116 domain-containing protein translates to MNSSSAITYISPALFTIIKQGSIEQEKAFTSPVISEDNQFLPNEVLTHIFNFYKRMTASQQPFLLTSKQWYVIAMSDPFIRLAQAVFRINRAADVKGEFRINCSDMWPSSPMTVHEFHQLLKLDKQKICLERIFHFNEQLFSQPFQGYFYPLLHVVRWDPNQFLKSEDIEVQTCALNHLAFYELMKSPVEQWQKSLTDGTINWDALYGGASNPSDPQSPPLSQSAAKNLEALMATLSSSKEDRPHILNILQLHGLAIRKAPPKIQADLEAALIAVEQNPLAFDHVDPSLHIYRNLVLTAVRQNGRAYNKLTNHLRYDIEVLAIALNQDLTILDNGSPLEEYTISFYSLRQLAKDLSQITINNIEDEEFDIYGEPREDSLLPKCLHAIALLPHIQNIENKDLRQQAIIQYAHRWSRMAVRCLNKLLPMYQKKAGCPLELILSNLSSCLLTNNFTGFKSDLKNAIFGKFLHGVNEKGVLEELTSDPETVTAEQLQIHFKRLLIFFMESVELDPSSPECSKILGILDDLNPSASKEDVLRQMEEIFLHLEHILSGTLTQAMISKETKPSSQEDWAAWKAALKGPLKLWPLLRAFNRLFIIDLHARLIMLNRLLGDQEKIVAEYRNFPDHKTKSLSFIVKDSEIVIQVKRLGHLLNYENCSIQSEVLMRASAQDLSNWDMNVRVNIMRPTEGNEQFEKAYNKLLTLLDFLEMPYEEFYPY, encoded by the coding sequence ATGAATTCCAGTTCAGCTATTACTTACATTTCCCCTGCTTTATTTACAATTATTAAGCAAGGAAGCATCGAGCAAGAGAAAGCCTTCACTTCTCCTGTTATTTCTGAAGACAATCAATTTCTTCCCAATGAAGTTTTGACGCATATTTTTAATTTCTACAAACGAATGACAGCAAGTCAGCAGCCATTTCTATTGACGAGCAAGCAATGGTATGTCATTGCAATGTCGGATCCATTTATACGCCTTGCCCAAGCCGTTTTTAGAATTAATCGAGCCGCAGATGTAAAAGGAGAATTTCGGATTAACTGTTCTGATATGTGGCCTTCCTCTCCAATGACAGTTCACGAATTCCATCAATTGCTAAAACTCGATAAACAAAAGATCTGCTTGGAAAGAATTTTCCATTTCAATGAGCAGTTGTTTTCACAGCCATTTCAAGGCTATTTTTACCCTCTCCTGCATGTGGTAAGGTGGGATCCCAATCAATTTTTAAAGAGCGAAGATATAGAAGTCCAAACTTGTGCTTTAAATCATTTGGCTTTTTATGAGTTGATGAAGAGCCCCGTCGAACAATGGCAAAAGTCTCTAACGGACGGAACGATTAACTGGGATGCGCTTTATGGAGGAGCTAGCAATCCTAGCGATCCTCAATCCCCTCCTCTTTCTCAATCTGCCGCAAAAAATTTGGAAGCTTTAATGGCCACGCTTTCCTCTTCGAAAGAAGATCGTCCTCATATTTTAAATATCTTGCAACTCCATGGCTTGGCTATTCGAAAAGCGCCACCAAAAATTCAAGCTGATTTAGAAGCGGCCTTAATTGCCGTTGAGCAAAATCCATTGGCTTTTGACCATGTGGATCCTTCCCTTCACATTTATCGAAATCTTGTTTTAACGGCAGTCAGGCAAAATGGCCGGGCTTATAACAAGCTAACTAACCATTTACGCTATGATATAGAAGTCCTGGCAATTGCCCTTAATCAAGATTTAACAATTTTAGACAATGGTAGTCCACTCGAAGAGTATACAATTAGCTTTTATAGCCTTAGGCAACTAGCTAAGGATCTATCACAAATAACTATAAATAATATAGAAGACGAAGAATTTGATATATACGGTGAGCCAAGAGAAGACTCTTTACTGCCAAAATGCCTGCATGCAATTGCGCTTTTACCGCATATCCAGAATATCGAGAATAAAGATTTACGCCAGCAAGCAATAATCCAGTACGCGCATCGCTGGAGCCGTATGGCTGTTCGATGCCTTAATAAATTGTTGCCTATGTATCAAAAAAAAGCTGGCTGTCCGCTCGAACTTATTCTCTCTAATCTAAGCTCATGTCTGCTTACGAATAATTTTACAGGGTTTAAATCAGATCTGAAGAATGCAATCTTTGGAAAATTTTTGCATGGTGTAAATGAAAAAGGCGTTTTAGAAGAGCTGACAAGCGATCCGGAAACCGTCACAGCAGAGCAATTGCAAATCCATTTTAAGCGTTTACTGATTTTTTTCATGGAAAGCGTGGAGCTAGATCCTTCAAGTCCTGAATGCTCAAAAATTTTAGGTATTTTAGATGATCTAAATCCTTCGGCTTCAAAAGAGGATGTCCTACGCCAGATGGAGGAAATATTTCTCCATTTAGAACACATTTTGTCAGGAACCCTAACTCAAGCCATGATTTCAAAAGAAACCAAGCCCTCTTCACAAGAAGATTGGGCCGCTTGGAAGGCAGCACTCAAAGGTCCCTTAAAGCTATGGCCTCTTTTAAGGGCCTTCAACCGCCTATTTATCATTGATCTTCATGCTCGCCTGATTATGTTGAATCGTCTTCTAGGAGACCAAGAAAAAATTGTGGCAGAATATCGCAATTTTCCTGATCATAAAACAAAATCCCTTTCCTTTATCGTTAAAGACAGCGAAATTGTTATTCAGGTTAAACGTTTAGGGCATTTATTGAATTATGAAAACTGCTCCATTCAATCTGAGGTATTAATGCGCGCCTCCGCTCAAGATCTGAGCAATTGGGATATGAATGTTCGGGTAAATATTATGAGGCCTACAGAAGGCAATGAGCAATTCGAGAAGGCTTATAACAAGCTTTTAACGTTGCTTGATTTTCTGGAAATGCCTTACGAAGAATTTTACCCTTATTAA
- a CDS encoding DUF4116 domain-containing protein, with the protein MTSIIYQIPLPALFKKNENEKVQVPASNGDDYRLSSDLILHIFQFCKQTPSSLFPFLLTSKQWYAIAMSDPFIRLAQAVFKVNQSEFLKGEIKVNCSHIWPSSPMTDYEFQTLLELDRQKKCLETIFHFNLQLFSKTFKGYFHPLLHAVRWDPTHFSKSKDPEISALGLNHLAFYALMTCPTKQWRASLTNGTINWDELYGGACNPTTPDASLSQSAEVSLESLMAKLSASKEERPHILNILKLHGLAIQNAPKEIQADLEAAFIAVRQNGLALAYLDSTLPVYRNLVLIGVRQNSHAYNKLTNYLRYDIEVLAIALNQDLKILQRFSALEADITFYSLRQLAEDLSQINQDHLTSQEASKESLLQKCLQAITLLPSIAKIESQSLRLETIVTNAHRWSRIVLSYQNKLLSMYREQAGGPFERIVLNLKACLLTKPCLSFKDDLKYAVFGKFLHCANDEGIKKELEVISHDPEALTDEELTLHFKRLLTFFMENVELDPTTPACRDILKKLDSSTSIVNALDKMEAIYKDLETSLSKQIEQEKIALKKALSLSEEELNALAWQNVLTSHLKLWPLLKAFNRTILLDIHARIITLNRLLGDQQPLVKHNHELSDSTTKSIEFIFKDGQVFIRVKRLGYLRNYENCSILSNIFMRASIQDLSQWDVKAWVNISKPEEADSQFKKDYAKLIEILDIMKIPFEETAILN; encoded by the coding sequence ATGACCTCCATTATCTATCAAATTCCCCTTCCGGCTTTATTTAAAAAAAATGAAAATGAAAAAGTTCAAGTGCCTGCTAGCAATGGGGACGATTATCGGCTATCAAGCGATCTTATTTTGCACATTTTCCAATTCTGCAAGCAAACACCGAGCTCCTTATTTCCTTTCTTATTAACGAGTAAACAATGGTATGCGATAGCCATGTCAGATCCGTTTATTCGCCTTGCCCAAGCTGTTTTTAAAGTTAATCAAAGCGAATTTTTAAAAGGAGAAATCAAAGTCAACTGTTCTCATATATGGCCTTCCTCTCCAATGACAGATTATGAATTTCAAACATTGCTGGAACTAGATAGACAAAAAAAATGTTTGGAAACAATTTTCCATTTCAACTTACAGCTTTTCTCAAAGACATTTAAAGGCTATTTCCATCCTCTTTTGCATGCTGTAAGATGGGATCCTACTCACTTTTCAAAAAGTAAAGATCCGGAGATAAGCGCCCTTGGTTTGAATCACTTGGCTTTTTATGCTTTAATGACGTGTCCTACCAAACAATGGCGAGCGTCCTTAACGAACGGAACGATTAACTGGGATGAACTTTATGGCGGAGCTTGCAATCCCACAACCCCTGATGCCTCTCTTTCCCAGTCAGCTGAAGTAAGTTTAGAAAGCTTAATGGCAAAGCTTTCTGCCTCAAAAGAAGAGCGTCCTCATATTCTAAATATCTTAAAACTCCATGGCTTGGCCATTCAAAACGCGCCTAAAGAAATTCAAGCAGATTTGGAAGCCGCCTTTATTGCCGTTAGGCAAAATGGATTGGCACTTGCTTATTTAGATTCTACTCTTCCCGTTTATCGCAATCTTGTTTTAATAGGAGTAAGACAAAATAGCCATGCCTATAACAAATTAACCAATTATTTACGCTACGATATAGAAGTCTTGGCAATTGCACTTAATCAAGACTTGAAAATTTTACAAAGATTTAGTGCGCTCGAAGCCGATATTACCTTTTACAGCCTTAGGCAGCTAGCTGAGGATTTATCCCAAATAAATCAAGATCATCTGACTAGCCAAGAGGCAAGCAAAGAGTCTTTGCTGCAAAAATGTCTGCAGGCGATCACTCTTTTACCAAGTATCGCAAAAATTGAGAGTCAGAGCTTGCGTCTAGAAACCATAGTCACGAATGCGCATCGTTGGAGCCGTATTGTTCTCAGCTATCAAAATAAATTGCTATCCATGTATAGAGAACAGGCAGGCGGTCCATTTGAGCGTATTGTCCTTAACCTAAAGGCATGCTTGCTTACTAAACCTTGCCTCTCTTTTAAGGATGACCTTAAGTATGCAGTCTTTGGAAAGTTTTTACATTGCGCAAATGACGAAGGAATAAAAAAAGAATTGGAAGTGATAAGTCATGATCCAGAAGCCCTAACAGATGAAGAATTGACTCTTCATTTTAAGCGTTTATTGACTTTTTTCATGGAAAATGTCGAATTAGATCCGACGACTCCTGCATGCCGTGACATATTGAAGAAGCTAGATTCTTCGACTTCAATCGTAAATGCCCTAGATAAGATGGAGGCAATATACAAAGACTTGGAAACAAGTCTTTCTAAACAAATAGAACAAGAAAAAATAGCTCTCAAAAAGGCCCTATCCTTGTCAGAAGAAGAGTTGAATGCTTTGGCTTGGCAAAATGTTTTGACTAGCCACTTGAAGCTATGGCCGCTGCTAAAAGCCTTTAATCGAACAATTCTTTTGGATATTCATGCGCGCATAATTACATTAAACCGCTTGTTAGGAGATCAACAGCCTCTGGTAAAACATAATCATGAGTTGTCCGATTCTACAACTAAGTCTATTGAATTTATATTTAAAGACGGACAAGTGTTTATCCGTGTTAAACGTCTCGGGTATTTACGTAATTATGAAAATTGTTCAATCCTATCTAATATATTCATGCGTGCCTCTATTCAGGATCTGAGTCAATGGGATGTTAAGGCTTGGGTAAATATAAGCAAACCTGAAGAAGCTGACAGCCAATTCAAAAAGGATTATGCCAAGCTTATAGAGATACTGGATATAATGAAAATTCCCTTCGAAGAAACCGCTATTCTCAATTAA